One Tachypleus tridentatus isolate NWPU-2018 chromosome 3, ASM421037v1, whole genome shotgun sequence DNA window includes the following coding sequences:
- the LOC143246083 gene encoding uncharacterized protein LOC143246083 produces MTSRSCKHSPDTFWYKCGQFIKTRTTKYSVTTSAKMCEAYKAYFGMPVGDQDKPWTSHIICKQKPLEGWYRGEKRAMKFTIPRMWRESIDHSSNCYFCMVYPSKRRAGKNASAIMCPYHYLSLQFHTALSSL; encoded by the exons atgacatcaagaagttgcaagcattctccagacacattctggtATAagtgtggccaatttatcaagacaagaacaacaaagtactctgtgacaacatctgctaaaatgtgtgaagcctacaaggcatatttcggcatgcctgttggggatcaagaTAAACCCTGGACATCTCATATTATCTGTAAGCAAAaacctctagaag gatggtacagaggggaaaagagagccatgaagttcactattccaAGAATGTGGCGTGAATCAattgaccactcaagcaattgctacttctgcatggtgtacccttccaaacgtcgggctggcaagaatgcatctgctatcatgtgtCCGTACCATTATCTATCGCTCCAGttccacactgccctgagctccttGTAG
- the LOC143246084 gene encoding venom protease-like: MHATGIIQQLVIILWIALIAAVPLVHSAAVTSLCGRQLVRNSRIVRGTDAYDGEFPWVVSIRFNREHFCGGTILDKRWVLTAAHCVQLYSPRHFVVRVGEFDLSQEEDHKTEDIRVQQIIVHPDFSLPRRYYNDIAILKLAKDITFTDYIRPVCLPDTSSSFIGQDGTVIGWGFQADPEEGGERAKRLQKVEVPVMDVTQCQNWYHEAGKLVTLQNGQMCAGFKNGGQDSCKGDSGGPLLVKEGDKFVIIGVVSAGIGCAKPLLPGLYTQVTSYIVWILQHINKA, encoded by the exons ATGCACGCGACGGGGATAATTCAACAATTGGTAATCATTCTATGGATTGCTTTAATAGCGGCTGTTCCACTCGTACACTCAGCAG CCGTAACCAGCCTGTGTGGTAGACAACTCGTCAGAAACAGTCGTATTGTTCGTGGAACAGACGCATACGATGGAGAGTTTCCTTGGGTG GTGTCTATTCGTTTCAACAGGGAACATTTCTGTGGAGGAACCATTTTGGATAAACGTTGGGTTTTAACAGCAGCTCACTGTGTGCAGTT ATATTCCCCCCGCCATTTTGTTGTTCGTGTTGGTGAGTTTGATTTATCCCAAGAGGAAGATCACAAAACAGAAGACATCAGGGTCCAACAAATTATTGTTCATCCTGATTTCTCCTTACCCAGGCGCTACTATAATGACATAGCGATTCTGAAGCTTGCGAAGGACATAACTTTCACTGATTATATCAGACCCGTCTGTCTACCTGATACCTCGAGTTCTTTCATAGGTCAAGATGGCACAGTCATTGGCTGGGGATTTCAAGCTGATCCGGAGGAAG GTGGAGAGCGTGCAAAGCGTCTTCAGAAAGTCGAAGTTCCTGTAATGGATGTCACGCAGTGTCAGAATTGGTACCATGAGGCGGGAAAGCTAGTCACGCTACAGAATGGACAAATGTGTGCAGGCTTTAAAAACGGAGGCCAAGACTCCTGTAAG GGTGATTCTGGTGGCCCTCTACTGGTAAAAGAAGGAGATAAGTTTGTGATCATAGGAGTCGTATCAGCTGGAATTGGCTGTGCTAAGCCTTTACTTCCGGGTCTATATACACAAGTCACTTCTTACATAGTCTGGATATTACAGCATATAAATAAGGcctaa